In the genome of Pseudobdellovibrionaceae bacterium, one region contains:
- the uvrA gene encoding excinuclease ABC subunit UvrA, which produces MKSIHLWGVKQNNLKNIEVNVPLGSFTVICGPSGSGKSSLAFETLFAEGQRRFIESMSNYARQFLNKAPKPDIEGVNNIPPAISIEQKNTVKSSRSTVGTTTELIDYFRLMFEKIGIAHCPIHKVPTQKQSVTEATDRVLKFFDGKRGYILAEVPGDQRLFDGKKLHSLLLQDGYLRIYVPKKKAAAKKTATKSAAKGKKAKKAVAVAIEKTDIVHPVDKESPVLHEEMGEILELSAKEVLKAGLPKESFFLVIDRMSFNAEEKGRLADSLGQAYEASLKYRSQGLVRQATVLTTEGEKLALSEDENCPICGYTPPLRQSQLFSFNSPVGACGTCKGFGNILDLDPSKVIPNPNLSLQDGALHPFTMPSADADRRELLKYAKKAKIDVNKPWNKLPEEQRDALWKGNDEFFGVKGLFEYLEQVKYKMHVRVFISRYRSPFLCPECNGSRLRRDALCVTVHGRNLQDLTSLTIEDLSAFLKKVQWTTNEKEIANEVLKQITSRTEFLMRVGVHYLTLDRETRTLSGGEFQRIMLANQLGMGLSQSLYVLDEPTVGLHPRDNDRLISILKDLKELGNTLVVVEHDQDVIRESENIIEMGPGSGMLGGQVIYSGPTQNFYDSKTSVTANFLKPHPDRAVNRVYRPVDIGNYKYKITLKGARGHNLHKLDVSFPLHRLVTVTGVSGSGKSTLVTKTLYPALARALELEFEKHQPFDKIEGVEYIKNVLLIDQSPIGKSTRSSPVTYLKVFDAIRTIMATSPEAKERGYTAGTFSLNVDGGRCPACRGTGFEEIDMQFMDNVVIPCDVCDGKKYRSEILEVQFRGKNIHEILSMTVADAMQFFISHPNIRKPLSVLKEVGLDYLQLGQPAGTLSGGESQRLKIAKELSQVSQKSTLYILDEPTTGLHFREVELLMKVLNKLIEAGGSVIVVEHNLDVIQGSDYIIDLGPEAGQHGGKIVAEGTPDDIMKAKKSLTGQYLKRHHDFLRGK; this is translated from the coding sequence ATGAAGTCCATCCACCTCTGGGGCGTGAAGCAGAACAACCTGAAGAACATCGAGGTCAACGTACCTCTGGGTTCATTCACGGTCATCTGCGGTCCCTCGGGATCGGGAAAGTCCTCGCTGGCGTTCGAAACCCTTTTCGCCGAGGGCCAACGTCGCTTCATCGAAAGCATGTCCAACTACGCGCGCCAGTTTCTGAACAAGGCGCCGAAACCCGACATCGAAGGCGTGAACAATATCCCGCCCGCGATTTCCATCGAGCAAAAAAACACCGTTAAAAGCTCACGGTCGACGGTGGGCACGACCACCGAACTGATCGACTACTTCCGTCTGATGTTCGAAAAGATCGGCATCGCGCACTGTCCGATCCACAAAGTCCCCACGCAGAAGCAAAGCGTGACCGAAGCGACCGACCGCGTGCTGAAGTTCTTCGACGGCAAGCGCGGTTACATCTTGGCGGAGGTCCCGGGCGACCAGCGGCTCTTCGACGGCAAAAAACTGCACAGCCTGCTTTTGCAAGACGGTTACTTGCGGATCTACGTTCCGAAGAAGAAGGCCGCTGCGAAGAAAACCGCGACCAAGTCGGCGGCCAAGGGCAAGAAGGCAAAGAAGGCCGTCGCCGTTGCGATTGAGAAAACCGACATCGTCCATCCGGTCGACAAAGAATCGCCCGTCCTGCACGAAGAAATGGGCGAAATCCTCGAGCTGAGCGCGAAAGAAGTCCTGAAAGCCGGACTACCGAAAGAAAGCTTCTTTCTGGTCATCGACCGGATGTCGTTCAACGCGGAAGAGAAAGGTCGACTCGCCGATTCGCTCGGCCAAGCCTATGAAGCGAGCCTGAAGTACCGTTCGCAAGGTTTGGTTCGCCAAGCCACCGTCCTGACGACCGAAGGCGAAAAGCTCGCCCTCAGTGAAGACGAAAACTGCCCGATCTGCGGCTACACGCCCCCGCTGCGCCAATCCCAACTTTTCAGCTTCAACAGCCCCGTCGGCGCCTGCGGAACCTGCAAAGGCTTCGGGAATATCCTCGATTTGGATCCTTCGAAAGTGATCCCCAATCCGAACCTGTCTTTGCAAGACGGCGCTTTACATCCCTTCACGATGCCCAGTGCGGACGCCGATCGACGCGAACTTCTGAAGTACGCGAAGAAGGCGAAAATCGACGTGAATAAGCCCTGGAACAAACTACCCGAAGAGCAGCGGGACGCGCTCTGGAAGGGGAATGACGAATTCTTCGGCGTGAAGGGTTTGTTCGAATACCTCGAACAGGTGAAATACAAGATGCACGTGCGCGTGTTCATTTCGCGTTATCGTTCGCCATTCCTTTGCCCCGAGTGCAACGGATCGCGATTGCGTCGGGACGCCCTTTGCGTGACCGTGCATGGGCGCAACCTCCAAGACCTCACCTCGCTCACGATCGAAGACCTTTCGGCTTTCCTGAAGAAGGTGCAGTGGACCACGAACGAAAAGGAAATCGCGAACGAGGTGCTGAAGCAAATCACCAGCCGGACTGAGTTCCTGATGCGCGTGGGGGTTCACTATTTGACCCTGGATCGCGAAACCCGCACCCTTTCCGGCGGCGAATTCCAACGCATCATGCTGGCGAATCAGCTGGGCATGGGCCTGTCGCAAAGCTTGTACGTTTTGGATGAACCGACCGTGGGACTGCACCCGCGCGACAACGATCGGCTGATCTCGATTCTGAAAGACCTCAAAGAGCTCGGCAACACCTTGGTCGTCGTCGAACACGATCAAGATGTGATCCGCGAGTCGGAAAACATCATCGAAATGGGACCCGGTAGCGGCATGCTGGGCGGTCAGGTCATTTACTCGGGACCGACGCAGAATTTCTACGACTCCAAAACGTCGGTCACCGCGAACTTCCTGAAACCCCATCCCGATCGCGCGGTGAACCGTGTGTACCGGCCTGTGGATATCGGCAATTACAAGTACAAGATCACGCTGAAGGGCGCGCGCGGTCACAACCTGCATAAACTCGACGTGAGCTTTCCTTTGCATCGTTTGGTGACCGTGACCGGCGTCAGCGGATCGGGAAAGTCGACCCTCGTCACGAAAACCCTGTACCCCGCCCTGGCGCGAGCGCTCGAGCTGGAATTCGAAAAGCACCAGCCTTTCGACAAAATCGAAGGCGTCGAGTACATCAAAAACGTGCTGCTGATCGACCAATCGCCGATCGGTAAGTCGACACGCTCTTCCCCGGTCACCTATTTGAAAGTCTTCGATGCAATCCGTACGATCATGGCGACCTCACCCGAGGCGAAAGAGCGCGGCTACACGGCGGGGACTTTCTCGTTGAACGTGGATGGAGGACGCTGTCCCGCCTGCCGTGGCACCGGCTTCGAAGAAATCGACATGCAGTTCATGGACAACGTCGTCATTCCTTGCGACGTTTGTGACGGCAAGAAGTACCGGTCGGAAATCCTGGAAGTCCAATTCCGCGGCAAAAACATCCACGAGATCCTCAGCATGACCGTCGCGGACGCCATGCAGTTTTTCATCTCGCACCCGAATATCCGCAAACCCCTCAGCGTCTTGAAAGAGGTCGGACTCGATTACCTGCAGCTGGGACAACCCGCGGGCACCCTTTCGGGCGGCGAGTCGCAGCGCCTGAAGATCGCCAAAGAGCTCAGTCAAGTCAGCCAGAAGTCGACCTTGTACATTCTAGACGAACCCACCACCGGCCTGCATTTCCGTGAAGTCGAGCTTTTGATGAAGGTTTTGAATAAATTGATCGAAGCGGGCGGCTCGGTGATCGTCGTCGAGCACAATTTGGACGTGATTCAAGGGTCGGACTACATCATTGATTTGGGCCCCGAAGCGGGTCAGCATGGGGGAAAGATCGTGGCTGAAGGCACCCCGGATGACATCATGAAAGCGAAGAAATCGCTGACGGGTCAATATCTGAAGCGCCACCACGATTTCTTGAGAGGAAAGTAG
- a CDS encoding PBP1A family penicillin-binding protein, with product MLKGLFKKLLLLFVVLAVLGAGAAYYAVNQIQQNLPQIITLQDYKPLLTTQVYDRSGKKIGEFFRERRILTPYDQMPKNLVNAFIAAEDDQFFQHKGVNYLAIMRAAIANFQAGRKVQGGSTITQQLAKTLLLQTNERTYMRKLREVFLAHKMEENLSKEDIIFLYLNQIYFGAGAHGVGVAAQTYFRKDIKDLKLSEMAILAGLPKAPSDYSPIRNPQRAKERQLYVLKRMAEVGFVNPEEADAAGKEPVTVYLKEKWEEQAPYFLEAVRTLLIPKIGEDKILNEGLSITTSLDLPKQIAAQESTKAGLRALDKRQGFRGAGENITEPQAVGDFLLKTRNEMIQKARPERIIQPDGTFLDYGPLNLAYDIKKGLPGYMILEETYKGIVSKVDDKNGLVMVKLAEVDGLIDFSSMQWARKPDTEKRYDLDLLKKPSDALKIGDVILVKLKSVKYDEEKAKAKKPAEGTTLPDFSKYVSLELEQEPLVDAGLISIEPATGDIIAMVGGYDFEKDKYNKAIQAARQTGSSFKTLVYTAALDKGYTPATPILDAPLIYESGTEDSEGQDSGKAAAKKGSEETKVWKPANHGRDFSGDIIFRNALVKSLNIPTVKIIEDIGVPWSADYAKRLGVYSTLNMDFTLALGSSSVTLYEMTKAFAQIAKLGKRVRPVIIHKVDDYAGQNLLGEVTLDERFKDQIEPIEKMFEERRKKFYEQKLAGKEIDPKKEIDANFFFDDPEQLISPKTAYLMTTLLKAVVEDRDGTGGRARVLERDVAGKTGSTNGYFDAWFVGFTQQITTGVWVGYSQEKSIGKGEVGGRAALPIWVDYMKAAHDKLPAMTLAVPEGIVFANIDADSGLLATTSSRNVIRQAFKEGTEPSSAKASSEEESDFYKQDLTE from the coding sequence ATGCTTAAAGGGCTTTTCAAAAAGCTTCTGCTTCTATTTGTGGTGCTGGCCGTTTTGGGTGCGGGTGCCGCGTACTACGCCGTGAACCAGATTCAACAGAATCTCCCGCAGATCATTACGCTGCAAGACTACAAGCCGCTCTTAACGACGCAAGTTTACGATCGCTCGGGGAAAAAGATCGGTGAATTTTTTCGGGAGCGCCGGATCCTGACCCCTTACGATCAAATGCCCAAAAACTTGGTCAATGCCTTCATCGCGGCCGAGGACGATCAGTTCTTTCAGCACAAGGGCGTGAACTATCTGGCGATCATGCGCGCAGCGATCGCGAACTTCCAGGCGGGCCGCAAAGTCCAGGGTGGATCGACGATCACCCAGCAGCTCGCGAAAACGCTGCTCCTGCAAACGAATGAACGCACCTACATGCGTAAACTGCGTGAAGTTTTCCTGGCGCACAAGATGGAAGAGAACCTCTCGAAAGAGGACATCATCTTTCTGTACCTGAACCAGATCTACTTCGGCGCGGGCGCGCACGGCGTGGGCGTCGCCGCGCAGACTTACTTCCGCAAGGACATCAAAGACCTGAAGCTCTCCGAAATGGCGATCCTCGCGGGTCTGCCGAAGGCACCGTCCGACTACTCGCCCATCCGCAATCCCCAGCGCGCGAAAGAGCGGCAGCTGTACGTGCTGAAGCGAATGGCCGAAGTCGGCTTCGTGAACCCGGAAGAGGCCGACGCCGCCGGCAAAGAGCCCGTCACCGTGTACCTGAAGGAAAAGTGGGAAGAGCAGGCGCCCTATTTCCTGGAAGCCGTGCGCACGCTGCTGATCCCGAAGATCGGCGAAGACAAAATCCTGAACGAAGGCCTCTCGATCACGACGTCACTGGATCTACCGAAACAAATCGCCGCGCAGGAATCCACGAAAGCGGGTCTGCGCGCGCTGGACAAGCGTCAGGGCTTCCGCGGCGCCGGCGAGAACATCACCGAGCCCCAAGCGGTCGGCGATTTTCTGCTGAAAACCCGCAACGAAATGATCCAAAAAGCGCGGCCCGAACGGATCATTCAGCCCGACGGCACGTTCCTCGATTACGGACCGCTGAATCTGGCTTACGACATCAAGAAGGGCCTGCCCGGTTACATGATCCTCGAGGAAACTTACAAGGGCATCGTCTCGAAAGTCGACGACAAGAACGGGCTGGTGATGGTGAAACTCGCCGAGGTCGACGGACTGATCGACTTCTCGTCGATGCAGTGGGCGCGCAAACCCGACACCGAAAAGCGTTACGACCTCGATCTGCTGAAGAAACCTTCCGATGCCCTGAAGATCGGCGACGTCATCCTGGTGAAGCTGAAATCGGTCAAGTACGACGAGGAAAAAGCCAAAGCGAAAAAACCCGCTGAAGGCACGACCCTGCCGGACTTTTCCAAGTACGTTTCCCTCGAGCTTGAACAAGAACCGCTCGTCGACGCGGGCTTGATTTCGATTGAACCCGCGACCGGCGACATCATCGCGATGGTCGGCGGTTACGATTTCGAAAAGGACAAGTACAACAAGGCCATTCAAGCGGCGCGCCAGACGGGATCGTCGTTCAAAACCCTCGTGTACACGGCGGCCCTCGATAAAGGTTACACGCCCGCCACGCCGATCCTCGATGCGCCTTTGATTTACGAAAGCGGCACCGAAGACAGCGAAGGGCAGGATAGCGGCAAAGCGGCCGCGAAAAAGGGTTCGGAAGAAACGAAAGTTTGGAAGCCCGCGAACCACGGCCGCGACTTCAGCGGCGACATCATCTTCCGCAATGCCTTGGTCAAATCGCTGAATATCCCGACCGTCAAAATCATCGAGGACATCGGCGTCCCATGGTCCGCCGACTACGCGAAACGTTTGGGCGTTTACTCGACGCTCAACATGGATTTTACCCTCGCCCTGGGTTCAAGCTCGGTCACCCTTTACGAGATGACGAAGGCCTTCGCGCAGATCGCGAAACTCGGCAAGCGCGTCCGCCCCGTCATCATCCACAAAGTCGACGACTACGCCGGCCAGAACCTGCTGGGTGAAGTGACCCTGGATGAGCGTTTCAAAGACCAGATCGAGCCCATCGAAAAGATGTTCGAAGAGCGCCGCAAGAAGTTCTACGAACAGAAACTCGCGGGCAAAGAGATCGACCCCAAAAAAGAAATCGACGCGAACTTTTTCTTCGACGATCCCGAGCAGTTGATCAGCCCGAAAACCGCGTATCTGATGACGACTTTGCTGAAAGCCGTCGTGGAAGACCGGGATGGCACGGGCGGTCGCGCGCGGGTCCTTGAGCGGGACGTGGCCGGAAAAACAGGCTCCACGAACGGCTATTTTGACGCCTGGTTCGTCGGCTTCACGCAGCAAATCACCACCGGCGTCTGGGTGGGTTACAGCCAGGAGAAATCCATCGGCAAGGGAGAGGTCGGTGGCCGCGCCGCGCTCCCTATTTGGGTCGATTACATGAAAGCCGCCCACGACAAGCTTCCGGCCATGACTTTGGCGGTTCCCGAAGGTATTGTTTTCGCCAACATTGACGCGGATTCAGGTCTTCTAGCGACGACCAGTTCGCGGAATGTGATTCGACAGGCCTTCAAAGAAGGAACCGAACCCAGTTCCGCGAAAGCCTCCAGCGAAGAAGAGTCCGATTTCTACAAGCAAGATTTGACGGAGTAA
- the ftsE gene encoding cell division ATP-binding protein FtsE, translating into MIEFQHVYKTYPGSVHALKNVGFSVEKGEFVFLTGPSGAGKTTLFRMLSAFDRPSSGRVIVGDYDLAQISAAELPYFRRRIGIVFQDFRLLKDRSVLENVSLPLLVRGERSAQIQRRSMEALEAVGLAGRAKSYPDSLSGGEQQRIAIARALIHRPGLLIADEPTGNLDPELSEDIMDLMERLCAQGTTVFIATHDHSLVERRRKRRIEIDGGEIVRDEV; encoded by the coding sequence GTGATTGAATTCCAGCACGTCTACAAAACATATCCGGGGTCGGTCCACGCCCTGAAGAACGTCGGCTTTAGCGTTGAGAAAGGCGAATTCGTCTTCCTCACGGGACCCAGTGGGGCCGGCAAAACCACGCTTTTCCGAATGCTTTCCGCGTTCGATAGGCCCTCGTCAGGACGAGTGATCGTCGGTGACTATGACCTCGCGCAAATCAGTGCGGCCGAGTTGCCGTACTTCCGCCGCCGCATCGGAATCGTCTTTCAAGATTTCCGTTTGCTGAAAGACCGCAGCGTTTTGGAGAACGTCTCGTTGCCGCTGCTCGTGCGCGGTGAGCGAAGCGCGCAGATCCAGCGGCGTAGCATGGAAGCCCTCGAGGCCGTGGGCCTGGCGGGGCGCGCGAAGTCATACCCGGATTCTTTATCGGGCGGAGAACAGCAGCGGATCGCGATCGCGCGCGCGTTGATTCACCGTCCGGGTCTTCTGATCGCCGATGAGCCGACGGGGAACCTGGATCCCGAGCTGAGCGAAGACATCATGGATCTGATGGAGCGTCTGTGCGCCCAAGGCACGACCGTTTTCATCGCGACCCATGATCACAGTTTGGTCGAGCGTCGTCGTAAACGCCGCATCGAGATCGACGGCGGCGAGATCGTGCGGGACGAAGTATGA
- a CDS encoding ABC transporter permease — MRKPHWVETLFQHLGSAWRRRMALNLFVVFSLFASFTLLDTALIVAKNFEALSQFWGSKVEMNVYLKDGVDRPEALISKIEGHPLVKSVQFVSKDRAFGELQAQLASHAPEILKDPELLSFIPASLLVELKGSKNPEGYLEVVKGYADQLKANEIVADVQFGAGWMDELRTILQVLGNIGALFFTVVLVGSLFMVGFVIRNSLQQRRGEIEILELVGASRWFIRMPFLIEGALISFLAGALSLWVTNSLFARVKSTLMNEDLFLFIAYRLHQFSTAGVILMSLAYALLGAAVSYMCLRHLNTGFAAAESQKRGT; from the coding sequence ATGAGAAAACCGCATTGGGTGGAAACCCTGTTTCAGCATCTGGGGTCGGCTTGGCGGCGCCGGATGGCGCTGAATCTTTTCGTCGTCTTTTCGCTGTTCGCGAGCTTTACGCTTCTGGATACGGCCTTGATCGTGGCGAAAAACTTTGAAGCCCTGAGCCAGTTCTGGGGATCGAAAGTCGAAATGAACGTCTACCTGAAAGACGGCGTCGACAGACCGGAAGCTCTCATCTCAAAAATCGAAGGGCATCCTCTCGTCAAGTCGGTGCAGTTCGTGTCGAAAGATCGGGCCTTCGGTGAACTGCAGGCGCAGCTGGCCTCGCACGCGCCGGAAATTCTGAAAGATCCCGAACTGCTGTCGTTCATTCCGGCCAGTCTGCTGGTGGAATTGAAGGGGTCGAAAAATCCCGAAGGTTATCTGGAAGTCGTCAAAGGTTACGCGGATCAGCTGAAGGCCAACGAGATCGTGGCGGACGTGCAGTTCGGCGCGGGCTGGATGGACGAGCTACGCACGATCCTGCAAGTGCTGGGAAATATCGGCGCGCTTTTCTTCACGGTCGTTTTGGTCGGATCGCTGTTCATGGTGGGATTCGTGATCCGGAATTCGTTGCAACAGCGGCGGGGAGAGATCGAAATCCTTGAGCTTGTCGGTGCTTCACGGTGGTTCATCCGCATGCCGTTCCTGATCGAAGGGGCGTTGATCTCGTTTTTGGCGGGGGCTTTAAGCCTGTGGGTCACGAATTCGCTGTTCGCCCGTGTGAAATCGACGCTGATGAACGAAGACCTGTTTCTGTTCATCGCCTATCGGTTGCACCAGTTTTCGACGGCGGGCGTGATTCTGATGTCACTGGCGTACGCGCTTTTGGGCGCGGCGGTGTCCTACATGTGCCTACGCCACCTGAACACCGGATTTGCGGCGGCCGAAAGCCAAAAGCGGGGAACGTGA
- a CDS encoding peptidoglycan DD-metalloendopeptidase family protein: MRGSFAAFILSILLPWTGFSAESKVVERVKRDLAVQTQEYQKVLKSLQNINREMKRFVEERSSLDQERILTDVQLKTISEKTQKIEAQLESQRTLLLSKLASIQKFDQQAWLSFLLKAKNSAQLERNMKILGLIGQRDVQAMKDYSRLARDLGRQKSRFTERLTYLNGLQKRINEMEKGLKEQTEMRSQLLSSMKERQQKTIERLRKLQASQDRTSALAESGILDALLGSSFAERKGQLISPVDGTVTQNYGVIRDNEYHLILSHRGWMYESTLHAPVRSVYDGHIVHRGFFPEYGNFVIVDHADHYYSVYAMLSKTDLKVGDPVKEGQTLGRVGTNPFDGRSGLYFEIRHFAETMDPKVWMKGKGYEISNLEWDR; the protein is encoded by the coding sequence ATGCGCGGAAGTTTCGCGGCGTTCATTCTGTCGATTTTGCTGCCGTGGACCGGGTTCTCGGCCGAAAGCAAGGTCGTGGAGCGAGTGAAGCGGGACTTGGCGGTGCAGACCCAAGAGTACCAAAAGGTTTTGAAGTCCCTGCAGAACATCAATCGCGAGATGAAACGTTTCGTCGAAGAGCGCTCTTCGTTGGATCAAGAGCGAATTCTGACCGACGTCCAGCTGAAAACGATTTCCGAGAAAACGCAAAAGATCGAGGCGCAGCTTGAATCACAGCGTACGCTGTTGCTTTCAAAGCTCGCGTCGATTCAGAAGTTCGACCAACAGGCCTGGCTGTCTTTTCTTCTGAAAGCGAAAAACTCGGCGCAGCTTGAAAGGAACATGAAGATTCTGGGACTGATCGGCCAGCGTGACGTGCAGGCGATGAAAGACTACTCGCGCCTGGCCCGCGATTTGGGACGTCAGAAATCCCGGTTCACGGAAAGGCTCACCTACCTGAACGGCCTGCAGAAAAGAATCAATGAAATGGAAAAGGGTTTGAAGGAACAGACCGAAATGCGCAGCCAGCTTCTGTCGTCGATGAAAGAGCGCCAACAGAAGACCATCGAGCGGCTGCGTAAGCTCCAGGCCAGCCAGGATCGCACGTCGGCGTTGGCCGAGTCGGGAATTCTGGACGCCCTTCTGGGCAGCTCATTCGCCGAACGTAAGGGGCAATTGATTTCGCCGGTGGACGGTACGGTGACCCAAAACTACGGCGTCATTCGCGACAACGAATATCACCTGATCTTGAGTCACCGGGGTTGGATGTACGAATCGACGCTGCATGCGCCCGTTCGTTCGGTTTACGACGGGCACATCGTGCATCGCGGGTTTTTTCCGGAGTACGGAAATTTTGTGATCGTCGATCACGCCGATCACTATTACTCGGTTTACGCCATGCTTTCCAAAACGGATCTGAAAGTCGGCGATCCGGTCAAAGAAGGACAAACGCTCGGTCGCGTGGGAACCAATCCCTTCGACGGTCGCTCCGGGCTTTATTTTGAAATCCGTCATTTTGCCGAAACAATGGATCCGAAAGTTTGGATGAAAGGGAAGGGCTATGAAATCAGCAACCTCGAATGGGATCGCTAA
- a CDS encoding S41 family peptidase, with amino-acid sequence MKSATSNGIAKYLKFGVGAAVLIGGLAVFAQERYTDLQNFAKILNLVQQYYVEPVDSKKLMLGAIRGMLRELDPHTSYMPQEVFKDFETETSGEFGGLGIEISIQNGILTIISPIEDTPAWEAGIKPGDRVVAVDGKSTKGLGLMEASQLMRGKRGSKTVLTVVREKEDEPRDIAIVRGSVKIRSVKPTDLGEGYHYFRVTSFIENTGRDLEKYMAEAVKKAGKDGVKGIVMDLRRNPGGLLDQAIKISDMFLKEGDIVSTIGRDPKQKEVVSATKKGKYTEFPIIILVNEYSASASEIVAGALQDNKRAIVMGARSFGKGSVQHVIKLGDGSGLKLTIARYFTPSGRSIQAEGIQPDIELEEVDAEAFGKAVVKSKGGNREKDIAGHLLGEKEKAAKIAELKEKKQTEQDKSDIASGWWKAEAKEIEKMSPRDKLLASDYQVFQAYNYLKAWKIMRGVSK; translated from the coding sequence ATGAAATCAGCAACCTCGAATGGGATCGCTAAATACCTCAAGTTTGGGGTGGGCGCGGCCGTGCTCATCGGTGGACTAGCCGTCTTCGCGCAGGAGCGTTACACGGATCTTCAGAACTTCGCCAAGATTCTGAATCTGGTGCAGCAATATTACGTCGAACCTGTCGACTCGAAGAAGCTGATGCTGGGCGCGATTCGTGGGATGTTGCGCGAGCTCGATCCGCACACGAGCTACATGCCGCAAGAAGTGTTCAAAGATTTCGAAACCGAAACGTCGGGCGAATTCGGCGGCCTGGGGATCGAGATTTCCATACAGAACGGCATTCTAACGATCATCTCGCCGATCGAAGACACGCCCGCTTGGGAAGCGGGCATCAAGCCCGGTGACCGCGTCGTCGCCGTCGACGGAAAATCCACCAAGGGCTTGGGCCTGATGGAAGCCTCGCAGTTGATGCGCGGGAAGCGCGGTTCGAAGACGGTCTTGACGGTCGTGCGTGAAAAAGAAGACGAGCCCCGTGACATCGCGATCGTTCGCGGCAGCGTGAAGATCCGCTCGGTGAAGCCCACCGATCTGGGCGAAGGCTATCATTACTTTCGCGTGACAAGCTTCATCGAAAACACCGGACGTGACCTTGAAAAGTACATGGCCGAAGCGGTGAAGAAGGCCGGTAAAGACGGCGTGAAGGGAATCGTCATGGATCTGCGCCGCAATCCCGGCGGCCTGCTCGATCAGGCGATCAAGATCAGCGACATGTTCCTGAAGGAAGGCGACATCGTGTCGACCATCGGTCGCGACCCCAAACAGAAGGAAGTCGTTTCGGCGACGAAAAAAGGGAAGTACACCGAGTTCCCGATCATCATCTTGGTCAACGAGTATTCGGCGAGCGCCTCCGAGATCGTCGCGGGAGCCCTGCAGGACAACAAACGCGCGATCGTCATGGGGGCCCGCAGCTTCGGTAAGGGGTCCGTTCAGCACGTGATCAAGTTGGGGGACGGTTCGGGCTTGAAGCTCACCATCGCCCGTTACTTCACGCCCAGTGGACGTTCGATTCAGGCGGAAGGAATTCAGCCCGATATCGAGCTGGAAGAAGTCGACGCCGAAGCTTTCGGCAAGGCCGTCGTCAAATCGAAGGGCGGCAACCGCGAAAAAGACATCGCGGGTCACCTGTTAGGAGAAAAAGAAAAGGCCGCGAAAATCGCCGAACTCAAAGAAAAGAAGCAGACCGAGCAGGACAAGTCGGACATCGCCTCGGGTTGGTGGAAAGCGGAAGCCAAGGAAATCGAAAAGATGTCGCCCCGGGATAAACTTCTGGCGAGCGACTACCAGGTCTTCCAGGCCTACAATTACCTGAAGGCATGGAAGATCATGCGCGGTGTAAGTAAATAG